One genomic region from Curtobacterium sp. 9128 encodes:
- a CDS encoding amidase domain-containing protein, with product MASSFTRRSLLSLAGVAGVGFAVAACSKSSDDGARPSSSPSASGAPAATPAATALEPAQVPLAGGVTVTVTGSGLAAVRGVTVGGIVARDVQATATKVTFTAPHQAMYTAGSADVALFDSELTPVASANQSSDGNGSAANDGQSGATQDSSTATPTPTASPAPEASKALATTSLAYAALTAVDRQLEYAMRYWKDYNLAEYGTMNPIGGDCANYVSQTLIARGWEQRDDWYSRSAGASHSATWTYCPAMDPWMSTNAATFGLTRRTLDERDKVKVGDIVFFDWNHNDSPDHTTIVSEVFTEPDGTIRIKSASHNQDGPYRDLDEMITVQHPGGTAWFHTFDA from the coding sequence ATGGCTTCCTCGTTCACGCGCCGCTCGCTCCTGTCCCTCGCCGGTGTCGCCGGAGTCGGGTTCGCCGTCGCCGCGTGCTCGAAGTCGTCCGACGACGGGGCCCGTCCGTCGTCGTCCCCGTCGGCGTCCGGTGCTCCGGCCGCCACGCCCGCCGCGACCGCGCTCGAGCCTGCGCAGGTCCCCCTCGCCGGCGGTGTGACGGTGACCGTGACCGGCAGCGGTCTCGCTGCGGTCCGCGGTGTCACCGTGGGCGGCATCGTCGCCCGCGACGTGCAGGCCACCGCGACGAAGGTGACCTTCACGGCGCCGCACCAGGCGATGTACACGGCCGGATCCGCGGACGTCGCGCTGTTCGACTCGGAACTGACGCCCGTCGCGTCGGCGAACCAGAGCTCCGACGGCAACGGCAGTGCCGCGAACGACGGTCAGTCCGGAGCCACGCAGGACTCGTCGACCGCGACGCCCACGCCGACCGCGTCGCCGGCGCCCGAGGCCTCGAAGGCGCTCGCCACCACGTCGCTCGCCTACGCCGCGCTGACCGCGGTGGACCGGCAGCTCGAGTACGCGATGCGGTACTGGAAGGACTACAACCTCGCCGAGTACGGCACCATGAACCCGATCGGTGGCGACTGCGCGAACTACGTCAGCCAGACGCTGATCGCCCGTGGCTGGGAGCAGCGCGACGACTGGTACAGCCGCTCCGCAGGCGCTTCGCACTCCGCGACGTGGACGTACTGCCCGGCGATGGACCCGTGGATGTCGACGAACGCGGCGACGTTCGGGCTCACGCGCCGGACCCTCGACGAGCGCGACAAGGTCAAGGTCGGGGACATCGTGTTCTTCGACTGGAACCACAACGACTCCCCGGACCACACGACGATCGTGTCCGAGGTCTTCACGGAGCCGGACGGCACGATCCGCATCAAGTCGGCGAGCCACAACCAGGACGGCCCGTACCGCGACCTCGACGAGATGATCACGGTGCAGCACCCCGGCGGCACAGCCTGGTTCCACACGTTCGACGCCTGA
- the galU gene encoding UTP--glucose-1-phosphate uridylyltransferase GalU, giving the protein MGFQISKAVIPAAGLGTRFLPATKAMPKEMLPVVDKPAIQYVVEEAVGAGLTDVLMITGRNKNALENHFDHVSELEETLKKKGDHEKLQKVNQSTDLADMHYVRQGDPLGLGHAVLRAKMHVGREPFAVLLGDDIIDARDPLLQRMIEVQGEKNATVVALLEVPESQTHLYGIATVEETDTDDVVKITGLVEKPAQGEAPSNLAIIGRYVIRPEVFDVLEKQEPGKGGEIQLTDALMKMASAEEWTGGVYGVVFRGRRYDTGDKLDYIKAIVQLASDRDDLGPDLKSWLKEFNAGE; this is encoded by the coding sequence ATGGGCTTCCAGATTTCCAAGGCGGTGATCCCAGCGGCAGGGCTGGGCACCCGCTTCCTCCCCGCGACCAAGGCGATGCCGAAGGAGATGCTCCCCGTCGTCGACAAGCCAGCCATCCAGTACGTGGTGGAAGAGGCAGTCGGCGCAGGACTCACCGACGTGCTGATGATCACCGGGCGCAACAAGAACGCACTCGAGAACCACTTCGACCACGTGTCGGAGCTCGAGGAGACCCTCAAGAAGAAGGGTGACCACGAGAAGCTGCAGAAGGTGAACCAGTCCACGGACCTCGCCGACATGCACTACGTCCGACAGGGCGACCCGCTCGGCCTCGGCCACGCGGTGCTCCGCGCCAAGATGCACGTCGGCCGCGAGCCGTTCGCCGTGCTCCTCGGCGACGACATCATCGACGCCCGCGACCCGCTGCTCCAGCGCATGATCGAGGTCCAGGGCGAGAAGAACGCGACCGTCGTGGCCCTCCTCGAGGTCCCCGAGTCGCAGACCCACCTCTACGGCATCGCCACGGTCGAGGAGACCGACACCGACGACGTCGTGAAGATCACCGGCCTCGTCGAGAAGCCGGCGCAGGGCGAGGCGCCCTCGAACCTGGCCATCATCGGCCGCTACGTCATCCGTCCCGAGGTCTTCGACGTCCTCGAGAAGCAGGAACCGGGCAAGGGCGGCGAGATCCAGCTGACCGACGCGCTCATGAAGATGGCGAGCGCGGAGGAGTGGACCGGCGGCGTGTACGGCGTCGTGTTCCGTGGACGCCGGTACGACACGGGTGACAAACTCGACTACATCAAGGCGATCGTGCAGCTCGCCTCGGACCGCGATGACCTCGGCCCCGACCTCAAGTCGTGGCTGAAGGAGTTCAACGCGGGCGAATGA
- a CDS encoding VOC family protein codes for MTSRLNPYLGFRDTARAAMEFYHSVFGGELTLSTFGEMHASEDPAEADKIMHGQLETPNGYLIMGADTPNSMEYTSGSSISVSLSGDDAEDMRRFFTGLSEGGTVIEPLTKAPWGDEFGMLTDRFGVSWLVNITGR; via the coding sequence ATGACCTCGCGACTGAACCCGTACCTCGGCTTCCGCGACACCGCCAGGGCCGCGATGGAGTTCTACCACTCGGTGTTCGGTGGTGAGCTGACGCTCAGCACGTTCGGGGAGATGCACGCCTCCGAGGACCCTGCCGAGGCGGACAAGATCATGCACGGCCAGCTCGAGACGCCGAACGGGTACCTGATCATGGGCGCCGACACCCCGAACAGCATGGAGTACACGTCGGGCAGCAGCATCTCGGTGTCCCTGTCCGGCGACGACGCCGAGGACATGCGCCGTTTCTTCACCGGGCTCTCCGAGGGCGGCACCGTGATCGAACCGTTGACCAAGGCGCCGTGGGGTGACGAGTTCGGGATGCTCACCGACCGGTTCGGGGTGAGCTGGCTGGTGAACATCACCGGTCGCTGA
- a CDS encoding GNAT family protein produces MTTIPTLSHGRVTIRPLRLRDTRDLDAALATNRSWLRTWEATNPSGHVSTDVRGSIRALQANARAGLGLPFAMELDGRFVGQLNVSGVTYGSLASASIGYWVVENAAGHNVTPIAVALAADHCFRTVGIHRIEICIRPENAPSLRVVEKLGFRYEGLRRRYIHINGDWRDHFCFALVAEEVREGILERWVRGQVPPGVGSVPLAARDEAAMPIITGPRA; encoded by the coding sequence ATGACGACGATCCCGACCCTGTCCCACGGGCGGGTCACCATCCGTCCCCTCCGGCTCCGTGACACCCGCGACCTCGACGCAGCGCTCGCGACGAACCGCTCCTGGCTCCGCACCTGGGAGGCGACGAACCCGTCCGGCCACGTGTCCACCGACGTCCGCGGCTCGATCCGCGCGCTCCAGGCCAATGCCCGCGCGGGACTCGGACTGCCGTTCGCCATGGAGCTCGACGGTCGCTTCGTCGGCCAGCTCAACGTCTCCGGCGTGACGTACGGATCGCTCGCCAGCGCCTCAATCGGCTACTGGGTCGTCGAGAACGCCGCCGGCCACAACGTCACACCGATCGCCGTGGCACTCGCCGCCGACCACTGCTTCCGCACCGTCGGCATCCACCGCATCGAGATCTGCATCCGACCCGAGAACGCGCCGTCGCTCCGGGTCGTCGAGAAGCTCGGGTTCCGGTACGAGGGACTCCGCCGGCGGTACATCCACATCAACGGGGACTGGCGCGACCACTTCTGCTTCGCGCTCGTCGCGGAAGAGGTGCGCGAGGGCATCCTCGAGCGCTGGGTCCGCGGACAGGTGCCCCCGGGCGTGGGCAGCGTCCCCCTCGCCGCGCGCGACGAGGCCGCCATGCCGATCATCACCGGCCCGCGCGCCTGA